A stretch of the Macaca mulatta isolate MMU2019108-1 chromosome 16, T2T-MMU8v2.0, whole genome shotgun sequence genome encodes the following:
- the MINK1 gene encoding misshapen-like kinase 1 isoform X22: MGDPAPARSLDDIDLSALRDPAGIFELVEVVGNGTYGQVYKGRHVKTGQLAAIKVMDVTEDEEEEIKQEINMLKKYSHHRNIATYYGAFIKKSPPGNDDQLWLVMEFCGAGSVTDLVKNTKGNALKEDCIAYICREILRGLAHLHAHKVIHRDIKGQNVLLTENAEVKLVDFGVSAQLDRTVGRRNTFIGTPYWMAPEVIACDENPDATYDYRSDIWSLGITAIEMAEGAPPLCDMHPMRALFLIPRNPPPRLKSKKWSKKFIDFIDTCLIKTYLSRPPTEQLLKFPFIRDQPTERQVRIQLKDHIDRSRKKRGEKEETEYEYSGSEEEDDSHGEEGEPSSIMNVPGESTLRREFLRLQQENKSNSEALKQQQQLQQQQQRDPEAHIKHLLHQRQRRIEEQKEERRRVEEQQRREREQRKLQEKEQQRRLEDMQVLRREEERRQAEREQEYIRHRLEEEQRQLEILQQQLLQEQALLLEYKRKQLEEQRQSERLQRQLQQEHAYLKSLQQQQQQQQLQKQQQQQLLPGDRKPLYHYGRGMNPADKPAWAREVEERTRMNKQQNSPLAKSKPSSTGPEPSIPQASPGPAGPLSQTPPMQRPVEPQEGPHKSLVAHRVPLKPYAAPVPRSQSLQDQPTRNLAAFPASHDPDPAIPAPTATPSARGAVIRQNSDPTSEGPGPSPNPPAWVRPDNEAPPKVPQRTSSIATALNTSGAGGSRPAQAVRASNPDLRRSDPGWERSDSVLPASHGHLPQAGSLERNRVGASSKLDSSPVLSPGNKAKPDDHRSRPGRPADFVLLKERTLDEAPRPPKKAMDYSSSSEEVESSEDDEEEGEGGPSEGSRDTPGGRSDGDTDSVSTMVVHDVEEITGTQPPYGGGTMVVQRTPEEERNLLHADSNGYTNLPDVVQPSHSPTENSKGQSPPSKDGSSDYQSRGLVKAPGKSSFTMFVDLGIYQPGGSGDTIPITALVGGEGTRLDQLQYDVRKGSVVNVNPTNTRAHSETPEIRKYKKRFNSEILCAALWGVNLLVGTENGLMLLDRSGQGKVYGLIGRRRFQQMDVLEGLNLLITISGKRNKLRVYYLSWLRNKILHNDPEVEKKQGWTTVGDMEGCGHYRVVKYERIKFLVIALKSSVEVYAWAPKPYHKFMAFKSFADLPHRPLLVDLTVEEGQRLKVIYGSSAGFHAVDVDSGNSYDIYIPVHIQSQITPHAIIFLPNTDGMEMLLCYEDEGVYVNTYGRIIKDVVLQWGEMPTSVAYICSNQIMGWGEKAIEIRSVETGHLDGVFMHKRAQRLKFLCERNDKVFFASVRSGGSSQVYFMTLNRNCIMNW; this comes from the exons GACCCTGCTGGGATCTTTGAGCTTGTGGAGGTGGTCGGCAATGGAACCTACGGACAGGTGTACAAG GGTCGGCATGTCAAGACTGGGCAGCTGGCTGCCATCAAGGTCATGGATGTCACCGAG GATGAGGAAGAAGAGATCAAACAGGAGATCAACATGCTGAAAAAATACTCTCATCACCGCAACATTGCCACCTACTATGGAGCCTTCATCAAGAAGAGCCCCCCGGGAAACGATGACCAGCTCTGG CTGGTGATGGAGTTCTGTGGTGCTGGTTCAGTGACTGACCTGGTGAAGAACACGAAAGGAAACGCCCTGAAGGAGGACTGTATCGCCTACATCTGCAGGGAGATCCTCAGG GGTCTGGCCCATCTCCATGCCCACAAGGTCATCCATCGAGACATCAAGGGGCAGAATGTGCTGCTGACAGAGAATGCTGAGGTCAAGCTAG TGGATTTTGGGGTGAGTGCTCAGCTGGACCGCACCGTGGGCAGACGGAACACTTTCATTGGGACTCCCTACTGGATGGCTCCAGAGGTCATCGCCTGTGATGAGAACCCCGATGCCACCTACGATTACAGG AGTGACATTTGGTCTCTAGGAATCACAGCCATCGAGATGGCAGAGGGAGCCCCCC CTCTGTGTGACATGCACCCCATGCGGGCCCTCTTCCTCATTCCTCGGAACCCTCCGCCCAGACTCAAGTCCAAGAAGTG GTCTAAGAAGTTCATTGACTTCATTGACACATGTCTCATCAAGACTTACCTGAGCCGCCCACCCACGGAGCAGCTGCTGAAGTTTCCCTTCATCCGGGACCAGCCCACGGAGCGGCAGGTCCGCATCCAGCTTAAGGACCACATTGACCGATCCCGGAAGAAGCGGGGTGAGAAAG AGGAGACAGAATATGAGTACAGCGGCAGCGAGGAGGAAGACGACAGCCATGGAGAGGAAGGAGAGCCAAG CTCCATCATGAACGTGCCTGGAGAGTCGACTCTACGCCGGGAATTTCTCCGCCTCCAGCAGGAAAATAAGAGCAACTCAGAGGCTttaaaacagcagcagcagctgcagcagcagcagcagcgagACCCCGAGGCACACATCAAACACCTGCTGCACCAGCGGCAGAGGCGCATAGAGGAGCAGAAGGAGGAGCGGCGCCGCGTGGAGGAG CAACAGCGGCGGGAGCGGGAGCAGCGGAAGCTGCAGGAGAAGGAGCAGCAGCGGCGGCTGGAGGACATGCAGGTTCTGCGGCGGGAGGAGGAGCGGCGGCAGGCGGAGCGCGAGCAG GAATATATTCGTCACAGGCTAGAGGAGGAGCAGCGACAGCTCGAGATCCTTCAGCAACAGCTGCTCCAGGAACAGGCCCTGCTGCTG GAATACAAGCGGAAGCAGCTGGAGGAGCAGCGGCAGTCAGAGCGTCTCCAGAGGcagctgcagcaggagcatgCCTACCTCAAGTCcctgcagcagcagcaacagcagcagcagcttcagaaacagcagcagcagcagctcctgcCCGGGGACAGGAAGCCCCTGTACCATTATGGTCGGGGCATGAATCCCGCTGACAAACCAGCCTGGGCCCGAGAG GTAGAAGAGAGAACAAGGATGAACAAGCAGCAGAACTCTCCCTTGGCCAAGAGCAAGCCAAGCAGCACGGGGCCTGAGCCCTCCATCCCCCAGGCCTCCCCCGGGCCTGCAGGACCCCTTTCCCAGACTCCTCCTATGCAGAGGCCGGTGGAGCCCCAGGAGGGACCGCACAAG AGCCTGGTGGCACACCGGGTCCCACTGAAGCCATATGCAGCACCTGTGCCCCGATCCCAGTCCCTGCAGGACCAGCCCACCCGAAACCTGGCTGCCTTCCCAGCCTCCCATGACCCCGACCCTGCCATCCCTGCACCCACTGCCACGCCCAGTGCCCGAGGAGCTGTCATCCGCCAGAATTCAGACCCCACCTCTGAAGGACCTGGCCCCAGCCCGAACCCCCCAGCCTGGGTCCGCCCAGATAACGAGGCCCCACCCAAG GTGCCTCAGAGGACCTCATCTATCGCCACTGCCCTTAACACCAGTGGGGCCGGAGGATCCCGGCCAGCCCAGGCAGTCCGTGCCAG TAACCCCGACCTCAGGAGGAGCGACCCTGGCTGGGAACGCTCGGACAGTGTCCTCCCGGCCTCGCACGGGCACCTCCCCCAGGCCGGCTCACTGGAGCGGAACCGCGTGGGAG CCTCCTCCAAACTGGACAGCTCCCcagtgctctctcctgggaataAAGCCAAGCCCGATGACCACCGCTCGCGGCCAGGCCGGCCCGCA GACTTCGTGTTGCTGAAAGAGCGGACCCTGGACGAggcccctcggcctcccaagaaggCCATGGACTACTCATCGTCCAGCGAGGAGGTGGAGAGCAGTGAGGATGACGAGGAGGAAGGCGAAGGCGGGCCATCAGAGGGGAGCAGAGACACCCCTGGGGGCCG CAGCGATGGGGATACAGACAGCGTCAGCACCATGGTGGTCCACGACGTCGAGGAGATCACCGGGACCCAGCCCCCATACGGGGGCGGCACCATGGTGGTCCAGCGT ACCCCTGAAGAGGAGCGGAACCTGCTGCATGCTGACAGCAACGGGTATACAAACCTGCCTGACGTGGTGCAGCCCAGCCACTCACCCACCGAGAACAGCAAAGGCCAAAGCCCGCCCTCGAAGGATGGGAGCAGTGAC TACCAGTCTCGTGGGCTGGTAAAGGCCCCTGGCAAGAGCTCGTTCACGATGTTTGTGGATCTAGGGATCTACCAGCCTGGAGGCAGTGGGGACACCATCCCCATCACAG CCCTAGTGGGTGGAGAGGGCACTCGGCTCGACCAGCTGCAGTACGACGTGAGGAAGGGCTCTGTGGTCAACGTGAATCCCACCAACACCCGGGCCCACAGTGAGACCCCTGAGATCCGGAAGTACAAGAAGCGATTCAACTCTGAGATCCTGTGTGCAGCCCTTTGGG GGGTCAACCTGCTGGTGGGCACGGAGAACGGGCTGATGTTGCTGGACCGAAGTGGGCAGGGCAAGGTGTACGGACTCATTGGGCGGCGACGCTTCCAGCAGATGGACGTGCTGGAGGGGCTCAACCTGCTCATCACCATCTCAG GGAAAAGGAACAAACTGCGGGTGTATTACCTGTCTTGGCTCCGGAACAAGATTCTGCACAATGACCCAGAGGTGGAGAAGAAGCAGGGCTGGACCACCGTCGGGGACATGGAGGGCTGCGGGCACTACCGTGTCG TGAAATACGAGCGGATTAAGTTCCTGGTCATCGCCCTCAAGAGCTCCGTGGAGGTGTACGCCTGGGCCCCGAAACCCTACCACAAATTCATGGCCTTCAAG TCCTTTGCCGACCTCCCTCACCGCCCTCTGCTGGTCGACCTGACAGTAGAGGAGGGGCAGCGGCTCAAGGTCATCTATGGCTCCAGTGCTGGCTTCCATGCTGTGGATGTCGACTCGGGGAACAGCTATGACATCTACATCCCTGTGCAC ATCCAGAGCCAGATCACGCCCCATGCCATCATTTTCCTCCCCAACACCGACGGCATGGAGATGCTGCTGTGCTACGAGGACGAGGGTGTCTACGTCAACACATACGGGCGGATCATTAAGGATGTGGTGCTGCAGTGGGGAGAGATGCCCACCTCTGTGG CCTACATCTGCTCCAACCAGATAATGGGCTGGGGTGAGAAAGCCATTGAGATCCGCTCTGTGGAGACGGGCCACCTGGACGGGGTCTTCATGCACAAACGAGCCCAGAGGCTCAAGTTCCTGTGTGAGCGGAATGACAAG GTGTTTTTTGCCTCAGTCCGCTCTGGGGGCAGCAGCCAAGTTTACTTCATGACTCTGAACCGTAACTGCATCATGAACTGGTGA
- the MINK1 gene encoding misshapen-like kinase 1 isoform X14: MGDPAPARSLDDIDLSALRDPAGIFELVEVVGNGTYGQVYKGRHVKTGQLAAIKVMDVTEDEEEEIKQEINMLKKYSHHRNIATYYGAFIKKSPPGNDDQLWLVMEFCGAGSVTDLVKNTKGNALKEDCIAYICREILRGLAHLHAHKVIHRDIKGQNVLLTENAEVKLVDFGVSAQLDRTVGRRNTFIGTPYWMAPEVIACDENPDATYDYRSDIWSLGITAIEMAEGAPPLCDMHPMRALFLIPRNPPPRLKSKKWSKKFIDFIDTCLIKTYLSRPPTEQLLKFPFIRDQPTERQVRIQLKDHIDRSRKKRGEKEETEYEYSGSEEEDDSHGEEGEPSSIMNVPGESTLRREFLRLQQENKSNSEALKQQQQLQQQQQRDPEAHIKHLLHQRQRRIEEQKEERRRVEEQQRREREQRKLQEKEQQRRLEDMQVLRREEERRQAEREQEYKRKQLEEQRQSERLQRQLQQEHAYLKSLQQQQQQQQLQKQQQQQLLPGDRKPLYHYGRGMNPADKPAWAREVEERTRMNKQQNSPLAKSKPSSTGPEPSIPQASPGPAGPLSQTPPMQRPVEPQEGPHKSLVAHRVPLKPYAAPVPRSQSLQDQPTRNLAAFPASHDPDPAIPAPTATPSARGAVIRQNSDPTSEGPGPSPNPPAWVRPDNEAPPKVPQRTSSIATALNTSGAGGSRPAQAVRARPRSNSAWQIYLQRRAERGTPKPPGPPAQPPGPPNASSNPDLRRSDPGWERSDSVLPASHGHLPQAGSLERNRVGASSKLDSSPVLSPGNKAKPDDHRSRPGRPADFVLLKERTLDEAPRPPKKAMDYSSSSEEVESSEDDEEEGEGGPSEGSRDTPGGRSDGDTDSVSTMVVHDVEEITGTQPPYGGGTMVVQRTPEEERNLLHADSNGYTNLPDVVQPSHSPTENSKGQSPPSKDGSSDYQSRGLVKAPGKSSFTMFVDLGIYQPGGSGDTIPITALVGGEGTRLDQLQYDVRKGSVVNVNPTNTRAHSETPEIRKYKKRFNSEILCAALWGVNLLVGTENGLMLLDRSGQGKVYGLIGRRRFQQMDVLEGLNLLITISGKRNKLRVYYLSWLRNKILHNDPEVEKKQGWTTVGDMEGCGHYRVVKYERIKFLVIALKSSVEVYAWAPKPYHKFMAFKSFADLPHRPLLVDLTVEEGQRLKVIYGSSAGFHAVDVDSGNSYDIYIPVHIQSQITPHAIIFLPNTDGMEMLLCYEDEGVYVNTYGRIIKDVVLQWGEMPTSVAYICSNQIMGWGEKAIEIRSVETGHLDGVFMHKRAQRLKFLCERNDKVFFASVRSGGSSQVYFMTLNRNCIMNW; this comes from the exons GACCCTGCTGGGATCTTTGAGCTTGTGGAGGTGGTCGGCAATGGAACCTACGGACAGGTGTACAAG GGTCGGCATGTCAAGACTGGGCAGCTGGCTGCCATCAAGGTCATGGATGTCACCGAG GATGAGGAAGAAGAGATCAAACAGGAGATCAACATGCTGAAAAAATACTCTCATCACCGCAACATTGCCACCTACTATGGAGCCTTCATCAAGAAGAGCCCCCCGGGAAACGATGACCAGCTCTGG CTGGTGATGGAGTTCTGTGGTGCTGGTTCAGTGACTGACCTGGTGAAGAACACGAAAGGAAACGCCCTGAAGGAGGACTGTATCGCCTACATCTGCAGGGAGATCCTCAGG GGTCTGGCCCATCTCCATGCCCACAAGGTCATCCATCGAGACATCAAGGGGCAGAATGTGCTGCTGACAGAGAATGCTGAGGTCAAGCTAG TGGATTTTGGGGTGAGTGCTCAGCTGGACCGCACCGTGGGCAGACGGAACACTTTCATTGGGACTCCCTACTGGATGGCTCCAGAGGTCATCGCCTGTGATGAGAACCCCGATGCCACCTACGATTACAGG AGTGACATTTGGTCTCTAGGAATCACAGCCATCGAGATGGCAGAGGGAGCCCCCC CTCTGTGTGACATGCACCCCATGCGGGCCCTCTTCCTCATTCCTCGGAACCCTCCGCCCAGACTCAAGTCCAAGAAGTG GTCTAAGAAGTTCATTGACTTCATTGACACATGTCTCATCAAGACTTACCTGAGCCGCCCACCCACGGAGCAGCTGCTGAAGTTTCCCTTCATCCGGGACCAGCCCACGGAGCGGCAGGTCCGCATCCAGCTTAAGGACCACATTGACCGATCCCGGAAGAAGCGGGGTGAGAAAG AGGAGACAGAATATGAGTACAGCGGCAGCGAGGAGGAAGACGACAGCCATGGAGAGGAAGGAGAGCCAAG CTCCATCATGAACGTGCCTGGAGAGTCGACTCTACGCCGGGAATTTCTCCGCCTCCAGCAGGAAAATAAGAGCAACTCAGAGGCTttaaaacagcagcagcagctgcagcagcagcagcagcgagACCCCGAGGCACACATCAAACACCTGCTGCACCAGCGGCAGAGGCGCATAGAGGAGCAGAAGGAGGAGCGGCGCCGCGTGGAGGAG CAACAGCGGCGGGAGCGGGAGCAGCGGAAGCTGCAGGAGAAGGAGCAGCAGCGGCGGCTGGAGGACATGCAGGTTCTGCGGCGGGAGGAGGAGCGGCGGCAGGCGGAGCGCGAGCAG GAATACAAGCGGAAGCAGCTGGAGGAGCAGCGGCAGTCAGAGCGTCTCCAGAGGcagctgcagcaggagcatgCCTACCTCAAGTCcctgcagcagcagcaacagcagcagcagcttcagaaacagcagcagcagcagctcctgcCCGGGGACAGGAAGCCCCTGTACCATTATGGTCGGGGCATGAATCCCGCTGACAAACCAGCCTGGGCCCGAGAG GTAGAAGAGAGAACAAGGATGAACAAGCAGCAGAACTCTCCCTTGGCCAAGAGCAAGCCAAGCAGCACGGGGCCTGAGCCCTCCATCCCCCAGGCCTCCCCCGGGCCTGCAGGACCCCTTTCCCAGACTCCTCCTATGCAGAGGCCGGTGGAGCCCCAGGAGGGACCGCACAAG AGCCTGGTGGCACACCGGGTCCCACTGAAGCCATATGCAGCACCTGTGCCCCGATCCCAGTCCCTGCAGGACCAGCCCACCCGAAACCTGGCTGCCTTCCCAGCCTCCCATGACCCCGACCCTGCCATCCCTGCACCCACTGCCACGCCCAGTGCCCGAGGAGCTGTCATCCGCCAGAATTCAGACCCCACCTCTGAAGGACCTGGCCCCAGCCCGAACCCCCCAGCCTGGGTCCGCCCAGATAACGAGGCCCCACCCAAG GTGCCTCAGAGGACCTCATCTATCGCCACTGCCCTTAACACCAGTGGGGCCGGAGGATCCCGGCCAGCCCAGGCAGTCCGTGCCAG ACCTCGCAGCAACTCCGCCTGGCAAATCTATCTGCAAAGGCGGGCAGAGCGGGGCACCCCAAAGCCTCCAGGGCCCCCTGCTCAGCCCCCTGGCCCGCCCAACGCCTCTAG TAACCCCGACCTCAGGAGGAGCGACCCTGGCTGGGAACGCTCGGACAGTGTCCTCCCGGCCTCGCACGGGCACCTCCCCCAGGCCGGCTCACTGGAGCGGAACCGCGTGGGAG CCTCCTCCAAACTGGACAGCTCCCcagtgctctctcctgggaataAAGCCAAGCCCGATGACCACCGCTCGCGGCCAGGCCGGCCCGCA GACTTCGTGTTGCTGAAAGAGCGGACCCTGGACGAggcccctcggcctcccaagaaggCCATGGACTACTCATCGTCCAGCGAGGAGGTGGAGAGCAGTGAGGATGACGAGGAGGAAGGCGAAGGCGGGCCATCAGAGGGGAGCAGAGACACCCCTGGGGGCCG CAGCGATGGGGATACAGACAGCGTCAGCACCATGGTGGTCCACGACGTCGAGGAGATCACCGGGACCCAGCCCCCATACGGGGGCGGCACCATGGTGGTCCAGCGT ACCCCTGAAGAGGAGCGGAACCTGCTGCATGCTGACAGCAACGGGTATACAAACCTGCCTGACGTGGTGCAGCCCAGCCACTCACCCACCGAGAACAGCAAAGGCCAAAGCCCGCCCTCGAAGGATGGGAGCAGTGAC TACCAGTCTCGTGGGCTGGTAAAGGCCCCTGGCAAGAGCTCGTTCACGATGTTTGTGGATCTAGGGATCTACCAGCCTGGAGGCAGTGGGGACACCATCCCCATCACAG CCCTAGTGGGTGGAGAGGGCACTCGGCTCGACCAGCTGCAGTACGACGTGAGGAAGGGCTCTGTGGTCAACGTGAATCCCACCAACACCCGGGCCCACAGTGAGACCCCTGAGATCCGGAAGTACAAGAAGCGATTCAACTCTGAGATCCTGTGTGCAGCCCTTTGGG GGGTCAACCTGCTGGTGGGCACGGAGAACGGGCTGATGTTGCTGGACCGAAGTGGGCAGGGCAAGGTGTACGGACTCATTGGGCGGCGACGCTTCCAGCAGATGGACGTGCTGGAGGGGCTCAACCTGCTCATCACCATCTCAG GGAAAAGGAACAAACTGCGGGTGTATTACCTGTCTTGGCTCCGGAACAAGATTCTGCACAATGACCCAGAGGTGGAGAAGAAGCAGGGCTGGACCACCGTCGGGGACATGGAGGGCTGCGGGCACTACCGTGTCG TGAAATACGAGCGGATTAAGTTCCTGGTCATCGCCCTCAAGAGCTCCGTGGAGGTGTACGCCTGGGCCCCGAAACCCTACCACAAATTCATGGCCTTCAAG TCCTTTGCCGACCTCCCTCACCGCCCTCTGCTGGTCGACCTGACAGTAGAGGAGGGGCAGCGGCTCAAGGTCATCTATGGCTCCAGTGCTGGCTTCCATGCTGTGGATGTCGACTCGGGGAACAGCTATGACATCTACATCCCTGTGCAC ATCCAGAGCCAGATCACGCCCCATGCCATCATTTTCCTCCCCAACACCGACGGCATGGAGATGCTGCTGTGCTACGAGGACGAGGGTGTCTACGTCAACACATACGGGCGGATCATTAAGGATGTGGTGCTGCAGTGGGGAGAGATGCCCACCTCTGTGG CCTACATCTGCTCCAACCAGATAATGGGCTGGGGTGAGAAAGCCATTGAGATCCGCTCTGTGGAGACGGGCCACCTGGACGGGGTCTTCATGCACAAACGAGCCCAGAGGCTCAAGTTCCTGTGTGAGCGGAATGACAAG GTGTTTTTTGCCTCAGTCCGCTCTGGGGGCAGCAGCCAAGTTTACTTCATGACTCTGAACCGTAACTGCATCATGAACTGGTGA